The Paludisphaera rhizosphaerae genome has a window encoding:
- a CDS encoding YajQ family cyclic di-GMP-binding protein, with translation MADNHSFDVVSEINQVEMHNAVTQAQHECAVRYDFKGTKAAIEYNKKDEVLTITADHKGQLETVIQVLKEKMAKRGVAVNALVRGDVEEASHDSVREKVTIHSGIDTDDARKIVKDVKQMKIKVQAQIMDDKVRITAKKIDDLQAVIAHLKENGPRYPLQFVNFT, from the coding sequence GTGGCCGACAATCATTCGTTCGACGTGGTCAGCGAGATCAACCAGGTCGAAATGCACAACGCCGTCACCCAGGCCCAGCACGAGTGCGCTGTGCGCTACGACTTCAAGGGGACGAAGGCGGCCATCGAGTACAACAAGAAGGACGAAGTTCTCACCATCACGGCCGATCACAAGGGCCAGCTTGAGACCGTCATCCAGGTGCTCAAGGAGAAGATGGCCAAGCGAGGCGTGGCCGTGAACGCCCTGGTCAGGGGGGACGTCGAGGAGGCGTCGCATGACTCCGTCCGCGAGAAGGTGACGATCCACTCGGGAATCGACACCGACGACGCCCGCAAAATCGTCAAAGACGTCAAGCAGATGAAGATCAAGGTTCAGGCCCAGATCATGGACGACAAGGTCCGGATCACGGCCAAGAAGATCGACGACCTTCAGGCGGTGATCGCCCACCTCAAGGAGAACGGGCCCAGATACCCTCTCCAGTTCGTCAACTTCACCTGA